One region of Hymenobacter sediminicola genomic DNA includes:
- a CDS encoding catalase → MAQDQNTGQNGANGAAPSGNGTGTAVTGAGSSVDQRTADGENGQTLTTRQGHPLTNNQNLRTVGSRGPATLEQYAFLEKISHFDRERVPERVVHARGAGAHGVFEAYGKVGNEPIEKYTRAKLFNTAGKETPVFVRFSTVGHGGHSPETLRDPRGFAVKFYTEDGNWDLVGNNLKVFFIRDAMKFPDLIHSQKPDPVTNRQSGERIFDFICNTPEAMHMVSFLFSPWGIPANYRQMQGSGVNTYKWVNAAGEAVLVKYHWEPLQGIKNLTASEAETIQGKNFNHATQDLFDNIKAGNFPQWELCVQIMSDGEHPELDFDPLDDTKIWPEDQFPFLPVGKMTLNKNPENYFAEVEQVAFGTGVLVDGLDFSDDKMLQGRTFSYSDTQRYRVGTNYLQLPINAPKKHVATNQRDGQMAYHVDTAPGQNNHINYEPSSLNGLKEAPRSAPDHTPEYTGRLIRQTIDRQNNFKQAGERYRLHEDWERDDLINNMVGALADADHKVSDKMVELCTNCDPDWGNRLAEGLKAARAGKTAEGGNQYNEGKAAAAVEQAEATAHNAQPY, encoded by the coding sequence ATGGCACAAGACCAAAATACAGGACAGAACGGTGCAAACGGCGCTGCCCCTTCCGGCAACGGTACCGGCACGGCCGTCACGGGCGCGGGCAGCTCCGTAGACCAGCGCACCGCCGACGGCGAGAATGGCCAGACCCTAACCACGCGCCAGGGACATCCGCTGACCAACAACCAGAACCTGCGCACCGTGGGCAGCCGCGGCCCGGCCACGCTGGAGCAGTATGCCTTCTTGGAAAAAATCAGCCATTTCGACCGGGAACGGGTGCCGGAACGGGTGGTGCATGCTCGCGGTGCAGGCGCGCACGGCGTGTTTGAGGCCTATGGCAAAGTAGGTAACGAGCCCATTGAGAAATATACTCGTGCCAAGCTCTTCAATACAGCCGGCAAGGAGACGCCGGTGTTCGTGCGCTTCAGCACAGTAGGCCATGGCGGCCACTCGCCGGAAACTCTGCGCGACCCACGCGGCTTTGCGGTGAAATTCTACACCGAAGATGGCAACTGGGACCTAGTAGGCAACAACCTGAAGGTGTTCTTCATCCGGGACGCCATGAAGTTTCCGGACCTGATTCACTCGCAGAAGCCGGACCCGGTAACCAACCGCCAGAGCGGGGAGCGTATTTTCGACTTCATCTGCAACACGCCGGAAGCTATGCATATGGTTAGCTTCCTGTTTTCGCCCTGGGGTATTCCGGCCAACTACCGCCAGATGCAGGGCTCGGGCGTGAATACCTATAAGTGGGTGAATGCCGCCGGCGAGGCCGTGCTGGTGAAGTACCATTGGGAGCCGCTGCAGGGCATCAAAAACCTGACAGCATCGGAAGCCGAAACCATCCAGGGTAAAAACTTCAACCACGCCACCCAGGACCTATTCGACAACATCAAAGCCGGCAACTTCCCGCAGTGGGAGTTGTGTGTGCAGATAATGTCCGACGGGGAGCATCCTGAGTTGGATTTTGATCCGCTGGATGACACCAAAATCTGGCCGGAAGACCAGTTTCCGTTCCTGCCGGTAGGCAAGATGACACTGAACAAAAACCCCGAAAACTACTTCGCGGAGGTAGAGCAGGTGGCATTTGGCACGGGTGTTCTGGTCGATGGCCTTGACTTCTCCGACGACAAGATGCTGCAGGGCCGTACATTCTCCTACTCCGATACGCAACGCTACCGGGTGGGCACCAACTACCTGCAACTGCCCATCAACGCGCCGAAAAAACATGTGGCTACTAACCAGCGCGACGGCCAGATGGCGTACCACGTAGACACGGCGCCTGGCCAGAACAATCACATCAACTACGAACCGAGCAGCCTCAACGGCCTGAAAGAAGCGCCCCGCTCTGCTCCAGACCACACGCCGGAGTACACGGGCCGCCTCATCCGCCAGACCATTGACCGGCAAAACAACTTCAAGCAGGCCGGCGAGCGGTACCGCTTGCACGAAGACTGGGAACGGGACGACCTCATCAATAACATGGTAGGCGCCCTGGCTGATGCTGACCATAAGGTGAGCGACAAGATGGTGGAACTCTGCACCAACTGTGACCCAGACTGGGGCAACCGCTTGGCCGAAGGCCTGAAAGCCGCCCGCGCCGGTAAAACGGCCGAAGGAGGCAACCAGTACAACGAAGGCAAAGCTGCCGCCGCTGTGGAACAGGCCGAAGCCACGGCGCACAACGCCCAGCCTTACTAG
- a CDS encoding MFS transporter, with protein sequence MPATTTTRTYSAGFWLMCLSSFFFFMSFNMLLPELPAYLTRLGGGEYKGFIIALFTLTAGISRPFSGKLADTVGRIPVMVFGSLVCFICGFFYPWTTTVAGFLGLRLLHGFSTGFKPTGTAAFIADIIPLERRGEAMGLLGVAGSLGMAAGPAVGPLITAAFSLNTLFYCSSGLALLSLAVQGTMTETLPQAQRQKFSWSLLRLNWGEILEPQVLAPAVVTLLCLFPFGAILTVVPDQSEALGLADHSKGLFYTCYTLASLVVRLLAGRASDTYGRVPVLRLSTALMVVSLGILMLADQSVPLFLGSAVLFGLATGLNSPTLYAWTIDLSHPERRGRAVATMYIALEVGIGLGALLGGWLFSNQIARLPYVHGLSMALTLVALVYLLVGVRAKQPAA encoded by the coding sequence ATGCCCGCTACCACTACTACCCGTACCTACAGCGCCGGCTTCTGGCTGATGTGCCTGTCGTCGTTCTTCTTTTTCATGAGTTTTAATATGCTGCTGCCCGAGCTGCCCGCGTACCTCACGCGGCTGGGCGGCGGCGAGTACAAGGGCTTTATCATTGCCCTTTTCACGCTCACAGCAGGTATTTCGCGGCCCTTCAGCGGCAAGCTGGCCGATACCGTGGGGCGGATTCCGGTGATGGTGTTCGGCTCGCTGGTGTGCTTTATCTGCGGCTTCTTCTACCCTTGGACTACCACCGTGGCAGGCTTTCTGGGGCTGCGGCTGCTGCACGGCTTTAGCACGGGGTTTAAGCCTACCGGCACTGCTGCCTTCATTGCCGACATCATTCCGCTGGAGCGCCGCGGCGAGGCCATGGGCCTGCTGGGCGTGGCTGGCTCACTGGGTATGGCGGCCGGGCCGGCTGTGGGGCCGCTCATTACGGCGGCATTTTCCCTCAACACCCTGTTCTACTGTTCTTCGGGGCTGGCGCTGCTGAGCCTAGCTGTGCAGGGTACCATGACCGAAACCCTACCGCAGGCGCAGCGCCAGAAGTTCAGCTGGAGCCTACTGCGCCTCAACTGGGGCGAGATTTTGGAACCGCAGGTATTGGCTCCGGCTGTCGTGACGTTGCTGTGCCTGTTTCCGTTTGGCGCCATCCTGACCGTAGTGCCCGACCAGAGCGAGGCGCTGGGCTTGGCCGACCACAGCAAGGGCCTGTTTTATACCTGCTACACGCTGGCCTCGCTGGTGGTGCGTCTGCTGGCTGGCCGCGCTTCCGACACGTATGGCCGGGTGCCCGTTCTACGCCTGTCCACGGCCCTCATGGTAGTGTCATTGGGCATCCTGATGCTGGCAGACCAGTCGGTGCCGCTGTTTTTGGGCTCAGCGGTACTATTCGGGCTGGCTACTGGCCTCAACTCCCCTACCCTCTACGCCTGGACCATCGACCTAAGCCACCCCGAGCGACGCGGGCGGGCGGTGGCCACCATGTACATTGCTCTGGAAGTTGGCATCGGGCTGGGGGCCCTGCTGGGCGGCTGGCTCTTCAGCAACCAGATTGCGCGCCTTCCCTACGTGCATGGCCTGAGCATGGCCCTGACGCTGGTGGCCCTGGTGTATCTGTTGGTGGGTGTGCGGGCGAAGCAGCCGGCAGCATAA
- a CDS encoding DUF3857 domain-containing protein, protein MTTPVLCRLSLLAVLACASTSALAQTDPIKFGKPDAKDFEAKNFVADSAAEAVVLCDYGRSRFEYADGDFRVVFDRITRIKILKKSGYDWATVKVPLYHQAGREEKLLNLRGYTYNLVNGQIAKEKFDDATTFREEANSNVTMRKFTLPNVREGAVIEYAYTVQSDFTFNFQDWQFQESIPVRWSEYRASIPAYFDYKILMQGYVPLAVAEHAEGSMQATVRQEGGYAGGGFNTQRVAGSASSVVLPLKTHRWAAQNVPAFRDEPFMTSSRDYVSRLDFELAGVQWEGQPYRPVSDSWEKINDDLLADENFGAQLKRGGFLKDQLTPLLAKTTDPAARIAAVHDLVRKSVKYNGRDWYYTSTSLRKAYDQHRGNAADVNLLLIAALREAGFQANPVLLSTRDHGFVNQEFMPLLSRFNYVVAHVALPEGKEMLLDATEELVPCGMLPTRCLNNVGRLIMPKSADSRWISLVPQQRLTEYQQIQLTLDDKGGYTGKIHSEHGGYAGLAQRDRLREKGEKKYVEEMLQGREGWNVSKYQFAQRDALDKPLAFDYEVNVAGSDAQAGMLYLRPLQHFGNSKNPFVHENRQFPVDFGCLVDETLVMTLTLPAGYEVEELPKPAAVTLPDNGGRFMYQVQPGANGTLQLVSRLSLSRPVYSAESYADLREFYRLVVAKQAEQIVLKKKS, encoded by the coding sequence ATGACAACACCTGTACTCTGCCGGCTAAGCCTGCTGGCTGTACTGGCCTGTGCCTCTACTTCGGCACTTGCCCAAACGGATCCTATCAAATTCGGCAAGCCGGATGCCAAGGACTTTGAAGCCAAAAACTTCGTGGCGGACAGCGCGGCTGAGGCCGTGGTGCTGTGCGACTATGGCCGTTCCCGCTTCGAGTATGCTGACGGTGATTTTCGGGTTGTGTTTGACCGGATTACGCGCATCAAAATCCTGAAGAAATCCGGCTACGACTGGGCAACGGTGAAAGTGCCGCTTTACCATCAGGCCGGCCGTGAAGAGAAGCTGCTGAACCTGCGCGGCTATACTTACAACCTGGTAAACGGTCAGATTGCGAAAGAGAAATTCGACGATGCTACTACCTTCCGGGAAGAAGCCAACAGCAACGTGACGATGCGCAAATTCACGCTGCCCAACGTGCGCGAAGGAGCCGTTATTGAATACGCCTACACCGTCCAGTCTGATTTCACTTTCAACTTCCAGGATTGGCAGTTTCAGGAATCTATTCCGGTGCGCTGGAGCGAGTATCGGGCCTCTATTCCGGCGTATTTCGACTACAAAATTCTGATGCAGGGCTACGTTCCACTGGCAGTGGCAGAGCACGCTGAGGGCTCGATGCAGGCGACGGTACGGCAGGAAGGTGGCTACGCGGGCGGTGGCTTCAACACGCAACGCGTAGCGGGCTCGGCTTCCTCAGTTGTGCTGCCCCTGAAAACGCACCGCTGGGCTGCGCAGAACGTGCCAGCTTTCCGGGATGAACCCTTCATGACTTCGTCGCGGGACTATGTTTCCCGCCTCGACTTCGAGCTTGCCGGCGTGCAGTGGGAAGGCCAGCCGTACCGGCCGGTGTCCGACTCGTGGGAGAAAATCAACGATGACCTGCTGGCTGACGAGAATTTTGGCGCCCAACTCAAGCGAGGCGGCTTCCTGAAAGACCAACTGACGCCGCTACTGGCCAAAACCACCGACCCCGCCGCCCGCATTGCAGCCGTGCACGACCTAGTGCGCAAATCAGTGAAGTACAACGGGCGCGACTGGTACTATACTAGCACCTCGCTGCGCAAGGCCTACGACCAGCACCGTGGCAACGCGGCGGATGTAAATCTGCTGCTGATTGCGGCGTTGCGGGAGGCTGGCTTCCAGGCAAATCCGGTACTGCTGAGCACCCGCGACCATGGTTTCGTGAACCAGGAATTTATGCCGCTGCTTTCACGCTTCAACTACGTAGTAGCACACGTTGCACTGCCGGAAGGCAAAGAAATGCTGCTGGATGCCACCGAAGAGTTGGTTCCGTGCGGCATGCTGCCCACGCGCTGCCTCAACAATGTAGGACGCCTTATCATGCCCAAGTCAGCTGATTCCCGCTGGATCAGTCTGGTTCCGCAGCAGCGTCTTACCGAGTACCAGCAGATCCAACTGACGCTGGACGACAAAGGCGGCTACACGGGCAAGATCCACTCGGAGCACGGCGGCTACGCTGGCCTGGCCCAGCGCGACCGGCTGCGCGAAAAAGGCGAAAAGAAATATGTGGAAGAAATGCTGCAAGGCCGCGAAGGCTGGAATGTGAGCAAGTATCAGTTTGCGCAACGCGACGCCCTCGACAAGCCCCTGGCCTTCGACTATGAGGTGAACGTGGCGGGCAGCGACGCCCAGGCGGGCATGCTGTATCTGCGCCCGCTGCAGCATTTCGGCAACAGCAAAAACCCGTTTGTGCACGAAAATCGCCAGTTCCCCGTGGACTTCGGCTGCCTCGTGGATGAAACCCTGGTGATGACCCTAACCTTGCCAGCCGGCTATGAAGTAGAGGAGCTTCCTAAACCGGCCGCCGTAACGCTGCCGGACAATGGTGGCCGCTTCATGTACCAAGTGCAGCCTGGTGCCAATGGCACGCTGCAGCTGGTGAGCCGGCTTAGCCTGAGCCGGCCCGTGTACTCGGCAGAATCTTATGCGGATCTGCGCGAATTCTACCGCTTGGTAGTGGCCAAGCAGGCGGAACAGATTGTGTTAAAAAAGAAATCCTAA
- a CDS encoding DUF3857 domain-containing protein, with protein MAFLLKRICRAALAALSLLAGSPVLAGQPPKYLVADIPGSLRENAHAVVRFSDETLLVKSAGRTIETVRRAVTIFDEAGAHHAQELVYYDQLNTVSYLRGSAYAADGRLLRTLKASEIGDISLSDGFSLANDGRGRVADLRQPVYPYTVEFEYEVNSTNTLFYSTWRPQAREQLAVEQATFRVLTPAELPLRYLERGLPAGTAVARTSVSAVLQSYEWQVRNLAAVEAEPDGPPVGETTPVVFTAPTQFEVQGHVGTLTSWQALGLWNYQLNVGRDELPVAVQEKIRALVQGETDERARIRKVYEWLQANTRYISVQLGIGGWQTFPASSVAASGYGDCKALTNYCQALLKTAGITGYCALVRANEEDVRTEFPSQQFNHVVLCVPLQKSAKRDTVWLECTSQTNPFGYMSSFTGNRHALLITPQGGRVVRTPQYLAADNRRERLADVYLDAQGSATATVRTRRSGLEQDGYAGMANSQNLADQKKALAEHLPLANFSISKLSYAQDRRSLVPTLTENLGLTLPGWASVSGKRAFLTPNLLSRWSALPAAVGERRTAIWLDNPFSYSDTVRIHVPAGFKPESLPTPVQLSTTFGTYSSQVQALPDGTLLYVRRLLMPRTRFPQTDYPAYQDFRRRISSADKAQVVLVKTDA; from the coding sequence GTGGCCTTCCTCCTGAAGCGCATCTGCCGGGCAGCCCTGGCGGCGCTGAGCCTATTGGCAGGCAGCCCGGTGCTGGCCGGCCAGCCTCCCAAATATCTGGTGGCCGACATTCCGGGCTCGTTGCGCGAAAATGCACACGCCGTAGTCCGCTTCTCCGATGAAACCCTGCTGGTAAAGTCAGCAGGCCGCACCATCGAGACCGTACGCCGCGCCGTCACCATTTTTGACGAAGCCGGCGCGCACCATGCCCAGGAACTGGTCTATTATGACCAACTCAATACGGTGAGCTACCTGCGCGGCAGCGCCTATGCTGCCGATGGCCGTCTGCTGCGCACCCTCAAAGCATCCGAAATCGGAGACATTTCGCTTTCCGATGGGTTCAGTCTGGCTAATGACGGCCGTGGCCGGGTGGCCGACCTACGCCAGCCAGTGTACCCCTACACGGTAGAATTCGAGTACGAAGTCAACTCCACTAATACGCTGTTCTACTCTACCTGGCGGCCGCAGGCCCGGGAGCAGCTGGCCGTGGAGCAGGCCACTTTCCGGGTGCTTACGCCCGCCGAACTACCCCTGCGGTATCTGGAGCGCGGCCTGCCAGCCGGAACAGCAGTAGCTCGCACCTCGGTTTCGGCAGTGCTGCAAAGCTACGAGTGGCAGGTGCGGAATCTGGCGGCAGTGGAAGCAGAACCCGACGGGCCGCCAGTAGGCGAAACGACACCGGTGGTTTTCACAGCTCCCACACAGTTTGAGGTGCAGGGCCACGTCGGTACGCTCACCTCGTGGCAGGCATTGGGCCTGTGGAATTATCAGCTCAATGTGGGCCGCGACGAGCTGCCGGTAGCCGTTCAGGAGAAGATCCGGGCATTGGTGCAGGGCGAAACCGATGAGCGGGCGCGCATCCGGAAAGTATACGAGTGGCTGCAGGCCAACACCCGCTACATCTCGGTACAGCTGGGCATCGGTGGCTGGCAGACGTTTCCAGCCAGCAGCGTAGCGGCCAGCGGCTACGGCGACTGTAAAGCCCTCACCAACTATTGCCAAGCTTTGCTGAAAACGGCCGGCATTACGGGATACTGCGCCTTAGTGCGGGCCAATGAGGAGGATGTGCGGACTGAGTTTCCGAGCCAGCAATTCAACCATGTGGTACTGTGCGTGCCGCTGCAGAAATCCGCCAAGCGGGATACCGTCTGGCTGGAATGCACGAGCCAAACCAATCCATTCGGTTACATGAGCAGCTTTACCGGCAACCGCCACGCGCTGCTCATTACGCCACAGGGTGGCCGCGTGGTGCGCACGCCGCAGTATCTGGCCGCCGATAACCGCCGGGAGCGGCTGGCTGATGTATACCTAGATGCGCAGGGCAGCGCTACGGCTACCGTCCGGACCCGGCGCAGCGGCCTGGAGCAAGATGGGTATGCGGGCATGGCCAACTCCCAGAACCTGGCCGACCAGAAAAAGGCCCTGGCGGAGCACCTGCCGCTGGCCAACTTCAGCATCAGCAAGCTCAGCTACGCCCAGGACCGCCGCAGCCTTGTCCCCACCCTAACCGAAAACCTGGGCCTGACGCTGCCGGGCTGGGCTTCGGTATCGGGCAAGCGGGCTTTCCTGACACCCAACCTACTCAGCCGCTGGAGCGCTCTGCCGGCGGCCGTTGGGGAGCGGCGCACTGCCATTTGGCTCGATAACCCGTTCAGCTACTCCGATACGGTCCGTATTCATGTGCCCGCTGGGTTCAAGCCCGAAAGCCTGCCGACGCCCGTACAGCTTAGCACCACTTTCGGTACGTATTCCAGCCAGGTGCAGGCATTACCCGACGGCACCCTGCTGTACGTGCGCCGCTTGCTGATGCCGCGTACCCGCTTTCCTCAGACCGATTATCCGGCTTATCAGGACTTCCGGCGCCGCATCAGCTCCGCCGATAAAGCGCAGGTTGTACTCGTGAAAACCGACGCCTAG
- a CDS encoding reprolysin-like metallopeptidase produces MLQTFTSSRRTWRPALLGGLLLAAAGSPLSVSAQRVLWADATEALPTAARTTTQALRQYRSVTMQLPAMRAALAAAPAEAGSGARNSSTVISLPLPDGSSQRFRIVQVPVMAPQLAAKYPQIRTYEAQGIDDPSATARLDISPAGFHAMITNASRTIFIDPVSPTDNTHLVFDRTSMNKDNVRFECLTSGAAIGAAGSVLTPPMPAAIPNGTTLKTYRLAVSCTGEYAVAVCAPAAPTTALTLSKIVTSVNRVSGVYEKEVAARLVLIPKNDTLVFLNGSTDPFTNNSSTTLLTENQAVVTARIGAANYDIGHVFATGDGGVAQLRSLCATNGKARGMTGRPAPFGDAFDIDYVAHEIGHQFGGNHTFNGTIGSCSGGNRSASAAYEPGSGTTIMAYAGICGADNTQNNSDPYFHSYSFDELVAHMAAGGNCGVNTPTGNNAPVVNAGANYRIPLSTPFELTGSATDPENDALTYSWEQFNLGPGGAPNSPTGDAPIFRAYAPVASPTRTFPATLTPTGALGALLTNTQVRGELLPSYARRLVFRFVARDNRVGGGGVDYDSMNVAVVGTAGPFLVTLPNTSSASWQAGAPQQVTWDVANTTAAPINAANVDILLSTDGGRTFPTTLLANTPNDGYQNVTVPTSVAATTTARIKVKASGNVFFDLSNQNFSITNSGAPTFFLAPVATQIAAFCPGASSTFDLNVGQIQSFTGQVALSATNLPAGITVTYNNATTAAGTTVQATVAVAAGTAGGTYTINLTGTSGSITQTQQFTFTVLPSATAAAVPVSPVAAQVVSPRPRLTWSAVPNATAYEVQVASDASFANVLLTQTNVTGTNFTVASLPLTTGTTYYWRVRGTSPCGIAPYSAVSSFQIGTLSCFTAVATQVPVNIPFGATPTVTSVINVQNGERVGNIRIRNLAITHPDVSELTISLTNPAGRTVVLLANACPGTSDINLTLSEDAASAITCPLTGGATYRPANSLANLLNDAATGNWTLSIADNNPSNGGQLTGWTLELCTLAEPPVAPASLTALLNGVTNNRANVDLIWLDNATNETGYQVERTGAGNTVYTLLATLPANSTYYADQISGANGNYCYRVRAISGAATSAYSNEACVNVTTLATQNEALLRGVEVYPNPSNGLFQVKVDNAQRGTVTLRVTDALGRTVSRTALSKAGAPLQHALDLSKLSSGVYQLHLDMPEGTAVVKLLKQ; encoded by the coding sequence ATGTTGCAAACCTTTACCTCCTCGCGGCGCACATGGCGGCCGGCCCTGTTGGGCGGCTTGCTGTTGGCGGCGGCCGGGTCGCCATTATCGGTGTCGGCTCAACGCGTGTTGTGGGCCGATGCGACCGAAGCATTGCCTACTGCTGCCCGCACCACCACCCAAGCCCTGCGGCAGTACCGTTCCGTAACCATGCAGCTGCCTGCCATGCGCGCTGCACTGGCAGCGGCTCCGGCAGAAGCCGGTTCGGGCGCTCGTAATTCCAGCACGGTTATTTCGCTGCCACTGCCAGATGGCAGCTCGCAGCGCTTCCGTATAGTGCAGGTGCCCGTGATGGCACCACAGCTGGCTGCAAAATACCCGCAGATCCGCACGTATGAGGCGCAGGGCATTGATGACCCTAGCGCTACGGCCCGCCTCGATATTTCGCCGGCTGGCTTCCACGCCATGATTACGAATGCGTCGCGCACCATCTTTATTGACCCTGTTTCGCCGACCGACAACACCCACTTGGTGTTTGACCGGACGTCTATGAATAAGGACAATGTGCGGTTCGAGTGTCTCACGTCGGGGGCTGCCATTGGTGCCGCTGGCTCAGTGCTGACACCGCCGATGCCCGCGGCCATTCCGAACGGCACGACGCTGAAAACCTACCGGCTAGCCGTTTCCTGCACCGGCGAATACGCCGTGGCTGTTTGCGCTCCGGCTGCTCCCACTACAGCTCTGACTCTCTCCAAAATCGTTACGTCGGTTAACCGCGTGAGCGGTGTGTATGAGAAGGAAGTAGCGGCCCGCTTGGTGTTGATTCCGAAAAACGACACGCTCGTATTCCTGAACGGTAGCACGGACCCCTTCACGAACAACTCCTCGACTACTCTCCTGACGGAAAATCAGGCTGTTGTGACGGCCCGTATCGGTGCTGCCAACTACGACATCGGCCACGTATTTGCGACGGGTGATGGTGGCGTAGCCCAGCTGCGCAGCCTGTGCGCTACCAACGGCAAAGCCCGCGGTATGACCGGCCGACCAGCTCCCTTCGGTGACGCCTTCGATATTGACTACGTGGCCCACGAAATCGGCCACCAATTCGGTGGCAACCATACGTTCAACGGTACGATTGGCTCGTGCAGTGGCGGCAACCGCTCGGCTTCTGCAGCCTATGAGCCTGGTTCCGGCACGACCATCATGGCCTATGCCGGCATCTGCGGCGCCGACAACACGCAAAACAACTCCGATCCATATTTCCACTCCTACAGCTTCGATGAGCTAGTGGCCCACATGGCGGCTGGCGGAAACTGCGGTGTGAACACGCCTACCGGCAACAATGCGCCAGTAGTAAACGCGGGTGCCAACTACCGCATTCCGCTCAGCACTCCATTTGAGCTGACCGGCTCAGCCACTGACCCCGAAAACGATGCCCTGACGTATAGCTGGGAGCAATTCAACCTAGGTCCGGGCGGTGCCCCCAACTCGCCGACCGGCGATGCGCCTATTTTCCGCGCTTATGCCCCGGTGGCCTCTCCTACCCGTACTTTCCCTGCTACCCTGACGCCAACTGGTGCTCTGGGCGCGCTGCTCACGAACACGCAGGTGCGTGGTGAGCTTCTTCCTTCGTACGCTCGCCGGCTGGTGTTCCGCTTTGTGGCTCGCGACAACCGCGTAGGCGGTGGCGGGGTCGATTATGACTCGATGAACGTAGCTGTAGTTGGCACGGCCGGTCCGTTCCTGGTAACGCTCCCCAACACGTCGTCGGCTTCGTGGCAGGCTGGCGCACCGCAGCAGGTAACTTGGGACGTGGCGAATACTACCGCGGCACCCATCAATGCTGCCAACGTAGATATTCTGCTCTCAACAGATGGAGGCCGCACGTTCCCTACCACTTTGCTGGCTAATACGCCGAATGATGGGTATCAGAATGTGACGGTGCCTACTTCCGTAGCCGCTACCACCACTGCCCGTATCAAGGTGAAGGCTTCCGGCAACGTGTTCTTCGACCTGTCGAACCAGAACTTCTCTATTACGAACTCCGGCGCGCCCACCTTCTTCCTGGCTCCGGTAGCTACGCAGATTGCCGCATTTTGCCCTGGCGCTTCCTCCACGTTTGACCTCAACGTAGGTCAGATTCAGTCGTTCACTGGTCAGGTAGCTCTGTCAGCAACCAACCTGCCAGCAGGTATAACGGTTACGTATAACAACGCAACGACGGCTGCCGGCACCACGGTACAGGCAACGGTTGCGGTAGCCGCTGGCACCGCTGGCGGTACGTACACTATCAACCTGACGGGCACGAGCGGCAGCATCACCCAGACGCAGCAGTTCACCTTCACGGTGCTGCCTAGCGCTACTGCAGCCGCTGTTCCAGTAAGCCCAGTTGCGGCGCAGGTAGTAAGCCCCCGGCCCCGCCTTACGTGGAGTGCTGTGCCTAACGCAACGGCCTACGAGGTACAGGTAGCGTCTGACGCCAGCTTCGCAAACGTGCTGCTCACCCAGACCAACGTAACCGGCACCAACTTCACGGTAGCTTCGCTGCCTCTGACCACCGGCACTACTTACTACTGGCGTGTACGCGGTACCAGCCCCTGCGGTATTGCTCCCTACTCGGCAGTTTCTTCGTTCCAGATTGGCACGCTGTCCTGCTTCACGGCTGTTGCAACGCAGGTTCCGGTGAACATTCCGTTTGGTGCTACGCCAACCGTAACGTCGGTCATCAACGTGCAGAATGGCGAGCGGGTGGGCAACATCCGTATTCGCAACCTGGCCATCACGCACCCCGATGTAAGCGAGCTGACCATTTCGCTGACGAACCCAGCGGGCCGTACGGTAGTGTTGCTGGCGAATGCCTGCCCCGGCACTTCCGATATCAACCTGACGCTGAGCGAAGATGCTGCTTCGGCTATTACTTGCCCGCTTACCGGCGGCGCTACCTACCGCCCGGCTAACTCGCTGGCAAACCTCCTCAACGATGCCGCTACCGGCAACTGGACACTGAGCATTGCGGACAACAACCCGAGCAATGGTGGCCAATTGACTGGCTGGACGCTGGAGCTTTGCACGCTGGCTGAGCCGCCTGTAGCACCAGCCTCCCTGACGGCTCTGCTGAACGGCGTAACGAACAACCGCGCAAACGTAGACCTGATCTGGCTGGACAATGCCACCAACGAAACCGGCTACCAGGTGGAACGCACGGGCGCCGGCAACACCGTCTACACCCTTCTGGCTACGTTGCCCGCTAACTCGACTTACTACGCGGACCAGATCAGCGGCGCCAATGGCAACTACTGCTACCGCGTACGGGCCATCAGCGGGGCTGCCACTTCGGCTTACTCCAACGAAGCCTGCGTTAACGTAACAACACTGGCTACCCAGAACGAAGCGCTGCTACGTGGTGTGGAAGTATATCCTAACCCTAGCAATGGCCTGTTCCAGGTGAAAGTAGACAACGCTCAGCGTGGCACTGTTACGCTGCGCGTGACGGATGCTCTGGGCCGCACGGTGAGCCGCACTGCGCTCAGCAAGGCAGGCGCGCCGCTTCAGCACGCTCTTGACCTGAGCAAGCTGAGCAGCGGTGTATATCAGCTGCACCTAGATATGCCGGAAGGCACAGCCGTAGTGAAACTGCTGAAGCAATAA